In Nocardioides nitrophenolicus, the genomic window TCGCTGGCACGCAACCACGACTTCACCGCGCTCTGGATCGGCGCCACCGTCTCCGAGCTCGGCACCCGGATCACGACCTTCGCGCTGCCGCTGGTCGCCTACGCGCTGAGCGGGTCGGCGCTGTGGGCCGCCGCCGCGGAGGCGGCGTACCTGGTCGGGATGGTGGCGATGCTGCTGCCGGCCGGGGTGCTCGCCGACCGCATACACCGGCTCCGGCTGATGCGGCTCTCCCTCGGCTCCGGCGCCCTGCTCCACGCGTCACTGGTCGTGGCGGGCGTGTCCGGCCGGCTGACCTTCCCCCACCTGCTGGCCGTCGCCGTCGCCAGCGGCCTGGTCGCCGGCCTGTTCCTCCCGGCGGAGAGCTCGGCGATCCGCCGGGTCGTCAGCCGCGACGAGCTGCCGACGGCGCTCAGCCAGCAGCAGGCGCGCCAGCACATCGCCAGCCTGCTCGGCGGCCCGCTCGGCGGCGCCCTGTACGGCGTCGCCCGGTGGGCGCCGTTCGCCGCCGACGCCCTGACCTGTGCGCTCGGCTGGGCACTGCTCGGCCGGGTGCGCACCGACCTCTCCCCCGAACCGCGAGCGGACGCCGCGCGCAGCCGGCCGGCACGCGAGCTCACCGAGGGAGTCCGGTTCCTGTGGGCGCACCCCTTCCTGCGGATCGTGCTGTGCTGGTCGCCGGCCGCCAACCTCGCGGTCAACGCGCTCTTCTTCGTCGCACTGCTGCGGCTCGTCGAGGCCGGCTTCCCGGCCTGGCAGATCGGGCTCGCCGAGGCCGCGGTCGGCGGCTTCGGCATCCTGGGCGCACTGGCCGCACCGGTCCTCATCGAGCGGTTCCCGACCGGGCCGCTCGTCGTCCTCGTCGCCTGGAGCTTCGTGCCGCTCGCCGTCCCCCTCGCGCTGTGGAACCACCCCGGCGCGCTCGCGCTCGCCTCCTCCGTCGGCATGTTCCTCAACCCCGCCGGCAACGCCGCGCTGGGGTCCTACCGGATCGCGATCACGCCGCCCGAGCTGATCGGCCGGATGCAGGCGACCATGCAGGCGGTGTCGATGCTGACCATCCCCGTCGCCCCCGCGCTGGCCGGCGCCCTGTTGACCCTGGTCGGCGGCCGCGACGCCGTGCTCGCGCTCGCCGTCCTGACCGCGGTCGTCGCCCTCGTCCCGACCCTGGCGCGCTCGGTGCGGGCCGTCCCCCGGCCCGCCGAGTGGACAACCCTCACCACTCCAGTTCGCCGTCCTGCCCCCGCGGCGTGACCCCGGACACCACAATGGGGGCCATGCTCCCCCCACGTCGTCGCACCGTGGCCGCGCTCGGCCTGCTCCTGCTCGCCCCCGCCCTCGCCGCCTGCGGGGGTGACAGCGGCATCGAGGTCGGCAACATCGTGCCGGCCGCCGACGACGCGCAGTTCGCCGGGCACGGCACCGAGTCCGAGGTGGCGCTGCCGATCGGCCGGCTCGAGATCACCGCGGCCGAGCCGGTCACCACCATCGCGGCCGACGACACCCTTCAGGTCGCGAAGGTCGAGGCGCCCGAGGGCAGCGCCTTCGTGCCGATCACCTGGCAGTACGACGCCGCCACCTTCGGCGCCCTCGACGGCTACCTCAGCACCGACACCAGCCCGGTGATCGACCTCGTCGCCGACGGGGCGCCGTACCGCATCCCCGCTCCGCCCCGCTCCGGCGAGGGCTCCGAGTCGTTCTACGTGCTGGTGTCCGGCAGTGGCCGCGACCTCCGGCTCGACGTCGGCTTCGACGGCGTCACCCAGCACGTCGACCTGGCCACCGGCGAGGTCGACCAGGGCCGCGCCGCACCGCTCTACGACGCCGCCAAGCCGCGCACCAAGCGCTTCCCGTGCTCCCCCGACGTCACCTTCGACCGCACCACCCTGCGCGCCCCCGACTTCACCTGCACCGTCACCCGACCCGTCGACCTGCCGTACGCCGGCGACGCCTGGGCCGCCGACGGCCACACCTGGCGCATCGTGACCGTCCGCACCACCCTGAGCCGCTGGACCGAGGTGTCCGCCGACCTGAAGTCCGGCGCCGTCTACTACGCCGACGACGTGCAGAGCAGCTACCGCCTCGGCGACGCCGCGGCCGCCCAGGTCATCCAGGACCCGAAGCACACCGTGTGCCCCGACGCGACCAAGGCCGGCGCCTGCACCTCCGAGTTCCACGTCGTGTTCGACGTCGCGGACGAGGGCAAGGCGTCACGGACGCTGAGGATCGAGCAGGGGTTCGCGCTGCGCCTCGCCACGGCGTACGGCGGGGGCGAGGTGAAGGACACGCTGGACGTGACGGTCACGGCGCAGGCGCGGCTGAAGTAGCTGGGCTTGTCGAAGTTGCGGGGTTGGTGCGCCGGCGCGCCAACCCGAAGCCCCGCCCGATCACCCCAACGCAGCAGGCAGCGTCCCCGTCCACGCCTCACGCAGCTCCCCGAGCGGCACCTCGAACTGCCCCTCGACCGCGAGCACGTCGCCGCCGGTGGTGCCGAGCTCGGTGAGCGGCACGTCGTGGCGGGCGCAGAGCGCGCGCAGCTCCTCGACGTCCTCGGCGGCGACGGTGATGAGCGCGCGGGCGGCGGACTCGGCGAACAGGCCGACGAAGGCGTCGCCGTAGAGCGCGACCCGGGCGCCGATGCCGGAGACCAGGGCCGCCTCGGCGAGGGCCTGGGCGAGGCCGCCGTCGGAGAGGTCGTGGGCGCTGGTGGCGACGCCGACGAGGTCCTTGAGCAGGCGGGCGAGGGCACGCTCGGCGTGCAGGTCGACGGCGGGCGGGCGTCCACCGAGGTGGCCGTGGACGACGTGGGCCCACTCGGAGCCGGAGAGCTCCTCCCGGGTGGCGCCGAGCAGCACGATCCGCTCGCCCTCGGCCCGGAAGGACGACGGGGTGCGGCGGCGTACGTCGTCGATGACGCCGAGCACGGCGACGACGGGCGTGGGCAGGATCGCGGTCTCGCCGGTCTGGTTGTAGAGGCTGACGTTGCCGCCGGTGACCGGGATGCCGAGCTCGGCGCAGGCGTCCTTGAGGCCGCGGCAGGCCTCGGCGAACTGCCACATCACGGCGGGGTCCTCGGGCGAGCCGAAGTTGAGGCAGTCGCTGACGGCGAGCGGGAGCGCGCCGCCGGTGGCGACATTGCGGTAGGCCTCGGCGAGCGCGAGCTGGGCGCCGGCGTACGGGTCGAGCTTGGCGAAGCGGCCGTTGCAGTCGGTGGCGACGGAGACGCCGAGGTGGGTCTCCTCGTCGACGCGGACCATGCCCGAGTCGGCCGGCTGGGCGAGGACGGTGTTGCCCTGGACGTAGCGGTCGTACTGGTCGGTGATCCACGACTTGTCGCACAGGTTGGGGCTGGCGACCAGCTGGAGCAGGGTGGCGCGCAGCTCGTCGCCGGTCGCCGGGCGGGCGAGCGCCTCGGCGCCGTCGGCCTGGAGCGCGTCCTGCCAGTCGGGGCGGGCGTAGGGCCGCTCGTAGGTCGGCCCGTCGTGCGCCACCGACCGCGGGGGTACGTCGACGACGGTCTCGCCGTGCCAGGTGATCTCGAGCCGGCCGCTGTCGGTGACCTCGCCGATGTCGACGGCCTCGACGTCCCACTTGGCGCAGATCCCGAGGAAGGCCGCGACGTCGCCGGGCTCGACGACGGCCATCATCCGCTCCTGGCTTTCGCTCATCAGGATCTCCTCCGGCGAGAGCGTCGAGTCGCGCAGCGGGACCCGGTCGAGCTCGCAGCGCATCCCGCCGTCACCGGCCGACGCCAGCTCGGAGGTCGCGCAGGACAGGCCGGCGCCGCCGAGGTCCTGGATGCCGGCGACCACGCCGGCCTGGAACAGCTCGAGGGTGCACTCGATGAGCAGCTTCTCCATGAACGGGTCGCCGACCTGGACGCTCGGCCGCTTGGCCGGGCCGTCGGCGTCGAAGGTCTCGGAGGCGAGCACCGACACGCCACCGATGCCGTCGCCGCCGGTGCGGGCGCCGTAGAGGATGACGCGGTTGCCGGTGCCGGACGCCTTGGCGAGGTGGAGGTCCTCGTGGCGCAGCACGCCGACGCACAGGGCGTTGACGAGCGGGTTGCCGAGGTAGGTCTCGTCGAAGACCGCCTCGCCGCCGATGTTGGGCAGGCCCAGGCAGTTGCCGTAGCCGCCGACGCCCGCGACGATCCCGGGCAGGACGCGGTGGGTGTCGTCGGCGTCGAGCGGGCCGAACCGCAGCGGGTCCATCACCGCGACCGGGCGGGCGCCCATCGCGATGATGTCGCGGACGATGCCGCCGACGCCGGTCGCGGCGCCCTGGTAGGGCTCGACGTACGACGGGTGGTTGTGGCTCTCGACCTTGAAGCTGACGGCGTAGCCCTGGCCGATGTCGATCACGCCGGCGTTCTCGCCGATGCCGGCCAGCATCGGGCCGATCGGCGTCTCCTGCGCGAGCTCGCCGAACTGCTTGAGGTGCACCTTCGACGACTTGTAGGAGCAGTGCTCGCTCCACATCACCGAGTACATCGCCAGCTCCGCGCCGGTGGGCCGGCGGCCGAGGATGTCGCGGATCCGCTGGTACTCGTCGGCCTTCAGGCCGAGCTCGGCCCAGGGCTGCTCGCGGTCGGGGTCACCGGCCGCCACGGCCACGGTGTCGAGTGTCGAACGGGCGGGTGCGGAAGCGGTGTCGGCCACGGCCCCAAGGGTATCGGGGACCGGGCCGATCGCCTGCTTCGGCTCAGAGATCGCGCGGATAGGTGACGTCGTCGCGAGCGTCGCGAGACGCGTGCGATGGCAAGGCGGCGGAGCGAAGACGTGCTTGGCCGCCCATCGAGCGACGCCAACGCAGCCAGCGTGCGTGTGTCGCGGCGCGTAGCAGGCGTCACCTATCCGCGCGATCTCTCAGTCCCGTGGGATGGCCGCCACGTCCTCGACGGGTCGCAGGTCGAGGTCGCGGAGGACCCGGCGGGCGGCGGCCTGGGTGTCGGCGTAGATCGTCACGGAGTACGGCGCCCGCTCGTCGTCGTACCAGAGGGCGAGCTTGGTCTCCCACTCCTCTCCCTCGGCCTTGGTCAGCTCGACCCAGGCGGCGTCGAGTCCGTCGCCGACGCCGGTGACCGGGGTGACGACCTGGCCGCGGTAGTTGGCGTCCATCACCGCCGCGTCCTCCCATTGCGTGTAGTGCACGGACGAGTCGTCGTCGTGGCACCAGCGCGTCCGGACCCGGGTCGCCTTGGGCACCCGGGGCGAACAGCCCGCGGCCGTGGGGAAGGCTGCGACCAGCGCGTCGGGCTCGGCGGCGACCCGGGCGACGACCTGCTCGCCCGTCGGCAGGTCGAGCGCCTCGAGCGCGTCGAGCACCGCCTGGTCGCTGTCGGCGCAGACGGTGACGGAGTACGGCGCCGCGCGGTCGGCGTACCAGAGGGCGAGCTTGCGCCGACAGTACCCACGGTCGACGTCGGCGAGCTCGACCCAGGCGGCGTCGAGGTCGGAGCGGTAGGAGTGCTGCCGGACGGCCCGGTCCCGGTAGTTGGCGTCCATCCCCTCCCAGCCGCGCCACTGCGCGTAGTACACCGACGAGGTCGCGCCGAGGCACCACCGGGCGCGCACCCTGGTCGACTTCGGGTCGGGCACCACCGCACAGTCGGCCGCGCGCGGGAAGGCGGCGAGCAGTGGGTCCGGCGTCGGATCGCCGCCCACGTCCACCGTCGACGGACCGGACGACGCGTCGGCCGGCGGGTCGGCGTCGGCGGCGGGGTCGGAGCGGGTGAGCAGCCAGCCGAGGCCGGCCGCGACCAGGACGAGGGCGAGCGCGGCCACCCCGGCCAGGAGCGGGCGGCGCGAGCGCGAGCCGGAGCCGGACGGGAGCGGCGGCGGGGGCGGGGCGAGCAGGGTGTGCTCGACCGGGCCGAGCGGGACGGCGTCGAGGGCGGCGACCAGCTCGGCCGTCGTACCGAAGCGGGCGGCGGGGTCCTTCGCCATCGCGACGGCGAGCACCTCGTTGATCGCCCGCGCCTCGCGGGTGGCCGACGGCAGCTGCGGCACCGGGCCCTGGAGATGCCCGAGCAGGACCTGGCCGGTGACCCCCTCGTACGGCGCCCGGGCGGTCAGCGCCGCCCAGAGCAGGCAGCCGAGCGCATAGATGTCGGAGGCGACGCTCGCCTCCGAGCCCTGGTGGCGCTCGGGGGCCATGTAGCCGGGCGTGCCGACCGCGCCGGTGGTGGCGAGCTGGTCGAGGTCGGCGACCGCCGCGATGCCGAAGTCGCACAGCACGGGCCGGAGCCCGCCGTCGGGGCGCGGCGCGATGAGGACGTTGGACGGCTTGATGTCACGGTGCAGGATCCCGACGTCGTGGGCGGCGCCGAGGCCGACGGCCAGGTCGCGGACCAGGGCGACGGCGTCCTCCGCGGGCAGCGGGCCGCGGCTGCGCAGCAGCTGGTTGAGGTCGCCGTCGCGCACCAGCTCGGTCGCGATGAAGAGCGCCCCCTCCTCCTCGCCGGCGTCGAAGACCCGCACGACGTACGGCGAGTCCAGCCGCGCGAGCGCCTTCGCCTCCCGCAGGAACCGGGCCCGGTAGCCGGCGTCGTCGGCGAGATGCGGCGCGAGCACCTTGAGCGCGACCGGCCGGTCCAGGTCGCGGTGGACGGCGGCCAGCACCACACCCATCCCGCCGCGG contains:
- the purL gene encoding phosphoribosylformylglycinamidine synthase subunit PurL, producing the protein MADTASAPARSTLDTVAVAAGDPDREQPWAELGLKADEYQRIRDILGRRPTGAELAMYSVMWSEHCSYKSSKVHLKQFGELAQETPIGPMLAGIGENAGVIDIGQGYAVSFKVESHNHPSYVEPYQGAATGVGGIVRDIIAMGARPVAVMDPLRFGPLDADDTHRVLPGIVAGVGGYGNCLGLPNIGGEAVFDETYLGNPLVNALCVGVLRHEDLHLAKASGTGNRVILYGARTGGDGIGGVSVLASETFDADGPAKRPSVQVGDPFMEKLLIECTLELFQAGVVAGIQDLGGAGLSCATSELASAGDGGMRCELDRVPLRDSTLSPEEILMSESQERMMAVVEPGDVAAFLGICAKWDVEAVDIGEVTDSGRLEITWHGETVVDVPPRSVAHDGPTYERPYARPDWQDALQADGAEALARPATGDELRATLLQLVASPNLCDKSWITDQYDRYVQGNTVLAQPADSGMVRVDEETHLGVSVATDCNGRFAKLDPYAGAQLALAEAYRNVATGGALPLAVSDCLNFGSPEDPAVMWQFAEACRGLKDACAELGIPVTGGNVSLYNQTGETAILPTPVVAVLGVIDDVRRRTPSSFRAEGERIVLLGATREELSGSEWAHVVHGHLGGRPPAVDLHAERALARLLKDLVGVATSAHDLSDGGLAQALAEAALVSGIGARVALYGDAFVGLFAESAARALITVAAEDVEELRALCARHDVPLTELGTTGGDVLAVEGQFEVPLGELREAWTGTLPAALG
- a CDS encoding serine/threonine-protein kinase, producing MALQPGDSFGRYDVTGHLGRGGMGVVLAAVHRDLDRPVALKVLAPHLADDAGYRARFLREAKALARLDSPYVVRVFDAGEEEGALFIATELVRDGDLNQLLRSRGPLPAEDAVALVRDLAVGLGAAHDVGILHRDIKPSNVLIAPRPDGGLRPVLCDFGIAAVADLDQLATTGAVGTPGYMAPERHQGSEASVASDIYALGCLLWAALTARAPYEGVTGQVLLGHLQGPVPQLPSATREARAINEVLAVAMAKDPAARFGTTAELVAALDAVPLGPVEHTLLAPPPPPLPSGSGSRSRRPLLAGVAALALVLVAAGLGWLLTRSDPAADADPPADASSGPSTVDVGGDPTPDPLLAAFPRAADCAVVPDPKSTRVRARWCLGATSSVYYAQWRGWEGMDANYRDRAVRQHSYRSDLDAAWVELADVDRGYCRRKLALWYADRAAPYSVTVCADSDQAVLDALEALDLPTGEQVVARVAAEPDALVAAFPTAAGCSPRVPKATRVRTRWCHDDDSSVHYTQWEDAAVMDANYRGQVVTPVTGVGDGLDAAWVELTKAEGEEWETKLALWYDDERAPYSVTIYADTQAAARRVLRDLDLRPVEDVAAIPRD
- a CDS encoding MFS transporter; translation: MSSYRSLARNHDFTALWIGATVSELGTRITTFALPLVAYALSGSALWAAAAEAAYLVGMVAMLLPAGVLADRIHRLRLMRLSLGSGALLHASLVVAGVSGRLTFPHLLAVAVASGLVAGLFLPAESSAIRRVVSRDELPTALSQQQARQHIASLLGGPLGGALYGVARWAPFAADALTCALGWALLGRVRTDLSPEPRADAARSRPARELTEGVRFLWAHPFLRIVLCWSPAANLAVNALFFVALLRLVEAGFPAWQIGLAEAAVGGFGILGALAAPVLIERFPTGPLVVLVAWSFVPLAVPLALWNHPGALALASSVGMFLNPAGNAALGSYRIAITPPELIGRMQATMQAVSMLTIPVAPALAGALLTLVGGRDAVLALAVLTAVVALVPTLARSVRAVPRPAEWTTLTTPVRRPAPAA